In Desulfovibrio aminophilus DSM 12254, a single window of DNA contains:
- a CDS encoding fumarylacetoacetate hydrolase family protein, producing the protein MRILRVLYNQRAFYASILDRDHLLCLNKALGLDEPIPLREVRVLPVVLPTKIVCVGLNYKSHAEEMGLALPSEPLIFLKPPSAVVGSGDAVVLPEGCGRVDHEAELGIVIGQTGRHIRPEDAARHIFGYTCANDVTDREIQKRDGLYARAKGFDTFCPVGPWIETEVAEPRDLAVRALVNGEVRQDGNTRDMIFGPAELVSFISRVMTLHPGDLILTGTPAGIGPLAPGDTVSVEIENVGLLINPVSAESGGAEQIQ; encoded by the coding sequence ATGCGTATCCTGCGCGTTCTCTACAACCAGCGGGCCTTCTACGCCTCCATCCTCGACCGCGACCACCTGCTCTGCCTGAACAAGGCCTTGGGCCTGGACGAGCCCATCCCCCTCCGCGAGGTCCGGGTGCTGCCCGTGGTCCTGCCCACCAAGATCGTCTGCGTGGGCCTGAACTACAAGTCCCACGCCGAGGAGATGGGCCTCGCCCTGCCCTCCGAGCCGCTCATCTTCCTCAAGCCGCCCTCGGCCGTGGTCGGCAGCGGCGATGCCGTCGTCCTGCCGGAGGGCTGCGGCCGGGTGGACCACGAGGCCGAACTGGGCATCGTCATCGGCCAGACCGGGCGGCATATCCGCCCCGAGGACGCCGCCCGGCACATCTTCGGCTACACCTGCGCCAACGACGTCACCGACCGCGAGATCCAGAAGCGCGACGGGCTGTATGCCCGGGCCAAGGGCTTCGACACCTTCTGCCCGGTGGGGCCCTGGATCGAGACCGAGGTGGCCGAACCGCGCGATCTGGCCGTGCGCGCCCTGGTCAACGGCGAGGTGCGCCAGGACGGCAACACCCGGGACATGATCTTCGGACCAGCCGAACTGGTGTCCTTCATCTCCCGGGTCATGACCCTGCACCCCGGCGACCTCATCCTCACCGGCACCCCTGCGGGCATCGGGCCGCTCGCCCCCGGCGACACGGTCAGCGTGGAGATCGAGAACGTGGGCCTGCTCATCAACCCGGTGTCCGCCGAAAGCGGCGGCGCGGAGCAGATCCAGTAG
- the rpsB gene encoding 30S ribosomal protein S2: MSYVTMKEMLETGVHFGHQTRRWNPKMRPYIFGSRNGIHIIDLQQTVKLYQKAHDFVADVCAQGGKVLFVGTKRQAQEAVKEESARAGMFAVTQRWMGGTLTNFQTIKKSIERLKNLETMFADGSISKFPKKEIVHMGREVEKLNLALGGIKDMHEPPSCAFIIDPKREHIAVMECRRLGIPVVAVVDSNCDPDLIDHIIPGNDDAIRAIKLFTTHIAEACIEGAARYVEVKPEVVESKEEKPAEERRPRPAKPKTGAKPKPRPKAEAEPKTETPKAAAEQTPEAAAEGQEEKE; this comes from the coding sequence ATGTCTTACGTCACCATGAAAGAGATGCTGGAGACCGGCGTCCATTTCGGTCACCAGACCCGCCGCTGGAACCCCAAAATGCGGCCCTACATCTTCGGTTCGCGCAACGGCATCCACATCATCGACCTGCAGCAGACCGTGAAGCTCTACCAGAAGGCCCACGACTTCGTGGCCGACGTCTGCGCCCAGGGCGGCAAGGTGCTCTTCGTGGGCACCAAGCGCCAGGCCCAGGAGGCGGTGAAGGAAGAGTCCGCGCGCGCGGGCATGTTCGCCGTGACCCAGCGCTGGATGGGCGGCACCCTGACCAACTTCCAGACCATCAAGAAGAGCATCGAGCGCCTCAAGAACCTCGAAACCATGTTCGCCGACGGCAGCATCAGCAAGTTCCCCAAGAAGGAAATCGTGCACATGGGCCGCGAGGTCGAGAAGCTCAACCTCGCCCTGGGCGGCATCAAGGACATGCACGAGCCGCCGAGCTGCGCCTTCATCATCGACCCCAAGCGTGAGCACATCGCGGTCATGGAATGCCGCCGTCTCGGCATCCCGGTGGTGGCCGTGGTGGACTCCAACTGCGATCCCGACCTGATCGACCACATCATTCCGGGCAACGACGACGCCATCCGCGCCATCAAGCTCTTCACCACGCACATCGCCGAAGCCTGCATCGAGGGCGCGGCCCGTTACGTGGAGGTCAAGCCCGAGGTGGTCGAGTCCAAGGAAGAAAAGCCCGCCGAGGAGCGCAGGCCCCGCCCGGCCAAGCCGAAGACCGGCGCCAAGCCCAAGCCGCGACCCAAGGCCGAGGCCGAACCCAAGACGGAAACCCCCAAGGCCGCTGCCGAGCAAACCCCTGAGGCCGCCGCCGAGGGTCAGGAGGAGAAGGAATAA
- the tsf gene encoding translation elongation factor Ts, giving the protein MAEISASMVKDLREKTGAGMMDCKKALVESGGDMNKAVDYLREKGLAKAAKKAGRATSEGFIGSYIHSNGKIAVLVELKCETDFVAKSDQFREFARELAMQVCAANPICVSEDQVPADILEREKAIYKKQAMEEGKPENIAEKIMEGRLKKFYQEACLLDQAYIKDDKKRIKDLLNELIALLGENIQIGRFTRLALGEDAAGE; this is encoded by the coding sequence ATGGCTGAGATCAGTGCTTCCATGGTGAAAGACCTGCGCGAGAAGACCGGCGCGGGCATGATGGACTGCAAGAAGGCCCTGGTGGAAAGCGGCGGCGATATGAACAAGGCCGTGGACTACCTGCGCGAGAAGGGTCTGGCCAAGGCCGCCAAGAAGGCCGGCCGGGCCACCTCCGAGGGCTTCATCGGTTCCTACATCCACTCCAACGGCAAGATCGCCGTGCTGGTGGAGCTCAAGTGCGAGACCGACTTCGTGGCCAAGAGCGACCAGTTCCGCGAGTTCGCCCGCGAACTGGCCATGCAGGTCTGCGCCGCCAACCCCATCTGCGTCTCCGAGGACCAGGTCCCCGCAGACATCCTGGAGCGCGAGAAGGCCATCTACAAGAAGCAGGCGATGGAAGAGGGCAAGCCCGAGAACATCGCCGAGAAGATCATGGAAGGCCGCCTGAAGAAATTCTACCAGGAAGCCTGCCTGCTTGATCAGGCCTACATCAAGGACGACAAGAAACGGATCAAGGATCTGCTCAACGAGTTGATCGCCCTGCTGGGGGAGAACATCCAGATCGGGCGCTTCACGCGCCTGGCCCTGGGCGAAGACGCCGCGGGCGAGTAA
- the pyrH gene encoding UMP kinase has product MDKLRYSRVLLKLSGEALAGDQKFGIQPAAINTFCREIAEVSQAGLQVALVIGGGNIFRGMAASEQGMERVQADYMGMLATVMNALAVQDALEKMGCSTRVMTAIDMKEVAEPYIRRRAVRHLEKGRVVICAAGTGNPYFTTDTAAALRGMELKVDAILKATKVDGVYDKDPRKFTDAVRYESVTYIETLEKRLGVMDSTAISLARDNAMPIIVFNLFKEGNIRRVVTGEPVGTIVQGGN; this is encoded by the coding sequence ATGGACAAGCTGCGCTACTCGCGGGTATTGCTCAAGTTGAGCGGCGAAGCCCTGGCCGGGGATCAGAAGTTCGGCATCCAGCCCGCGGCCATCAACACCTTCTGCCGCGAGATCGCGGAGGTGTCCCAGGCCGGATTGCAGGTCGCCCTGGTCATCGGCGGCGGCAACATCTTCCGGGGCATGGCCGCCAGCGAACAAGGCATGGAGCGCGTCCAGGCCGACTACATGGGCATGCTGGCCACGGTCATGAACGCCCTGGCCGTGCAGGACGCCCTGGAGAAAATGGGCTGCTCCACCCGGGTCATGACCGCCATCGACATGAAGGAGGTGGCCGAACCCTACATCCGGCGCCGCGCCGTGCGCCACCTGGAGAAGGGCCGCGTGGTCATCTGCGCCGCGGGGACCGGCAACCCCTACTTCACCACGGACACGGCCGCGGCCCTGCGCGGCATGGAGCTCAAGGTCGACGCCATCCTCAAGGCCACCAAGGTGGACGGAGTCTACGACAAGGATCCGCGCAAGTTCACCGACGCGGTGCGCTACGAAAGCGTGACCTACATCGAGACGTTGGAAAAGCGGTTGGGCGTCATGGACTCCACGGCCATCTCCCTGGCCCGGGACAACGCCATGCCGATCATCGTCTTCAACCTGTTCAAGGAAGGCAACATCCGCCGGGTCGTCACCGGAGAACCGGTGGGGACCATCGTGCAAGGAGGGAACTAA
- the frr gene encoding ribosome recycling factor, whose product MQSLLKDGEKRMDGAIKSLEKSFTKLRTGRASTALVENVVVDYYNTPTPLNQIASISVPDPRSITIQPWDKAAFSAAEKAILKSDLGLTPINDGKIIRINIPPLTEERRKDLVKVAKKDTEEAKVAVRNVRRDMNEALKKMLKDKAITEDDERKGVDDVQKLTDKYIKYCDDTLAKKEKEILEI is encoded by the coding sequence ATGCAGTCGCTTCTCAAGGACGGCGAGAAACGCATGGACGGGGCCATCAAGAGCCTGGAGAAGAGCTTCACCAAGCTGCGCACCGGGCGCGCCTCCACGGCCCTGGTGGAAAACGTGGTGGTGGACTACTACAATACCCCCACGCCCTTGAACCAGATCGCCTCCATCTCCGTCCCCGATCCCCGGAGCATCACCATCCAGCCCTGGGACAAGGCCGCCTTCAGCGCGGCGGAGAAGGCCATCCTCAAGTCCGACCTCGGACTCACCCCGATCAACGACGGCAAGATCATCCGCATCAACATCCCGCCCCTGACCGAGGAGCGCCGCAAGGATCTGGTCAAGGTGGCCAAGAAGGACACCGAGGAGGCCAAGGTGGCCGTGCGCAACGTGCGCCGGGACATGAACGAGGCCCTCAAGAAGATGCTCAAGGACAAGGCCATCACCGAAGACGACGAGCGCAAGGGCGTGGACGACGTCCAGAAACTCACGGACAAGTACATCAAGTACTGTGACGACACCCTGGCCAAGAAGGAAAAGGAAATCCTGGAGATCTAG
- the uppS gene encoding polyprenyl diphosphate synthase — MLPRHIAVIMDGNGRWARQRGLPRSEGHKAGTEAARAVVTRCRELGVRHLTLYTLSRENLSRPAEELSYLFDLLVRFLKKETRLLLEQDIRLKILGEVDGLPFGVRQVVRSVVEKTKDCGSMTLNLALNYGGRDEILRACRALLAKGLDPATLTEEAFAAELYTAGQPDPDLIIRTSGELRLSNYLLFQAAYAEFYFTDLYWPDFSPAELDKALEDYARRQRRFGKTGDQLTAGE; from the coding sequence ATGCTGCCGCGACACATCGCCGTGATCATGGACGGCAACGGACGCTGGGCCCGGCAGCGCGGGCTGCCCCGGAGCGAAGGCCACAAGGCCGGAACCGAGGCGGCCCGCGCCGTGGTCACCCGCTGTCGGGAGTTGGGCGTCCGACACCTGACCCTCTACACGCTCTCGCGCGAGAACCTCTCCCGCCCGGCCGAGGAGTTGAGCTACCTCTTCGATCTGCTGGTGCGGTTCCTGAAGAAGGAGACCCGCCTGCTTCTCGAGCAGGACATCCGCCTGAAAATCCTGGGGGAGGTGGACGGTCTGCCCTTCGGCGTACGCCAAGTGGTCCGCTCCGTGGTCGAGAAGACAAAAGACTGCGGTTCCATGACCCTCAACCTGGCCCTGAACTACGGTGGCAGGGACGAAATCCTGCGGGCCTGCCGCGCGCTCCTGGCCAAGGGCCTGGACCCGGCGACGCTCACCGAGGAAGCCTTCGCGGCCGAACTCTACACTGCGGGCCAGCCGGACCCCGACCTCATCATCCGCACCAGCGGGGAGCTGCGGCTCTCCAATTACCTGCTCTTTCAGGCCGCCTACGCCGAGTTCTACTTCACGGATCTCTACTGGCCGGACTTCTCCCCGGCCGAACTGGACAAGGCCCTGGAAGACTACGCCCGCCGCCAGCGTCGTTTCGGCAAGACCGGCGACCAGTTGACCGCCGGGGAGTGA
- a CDS encoding HD family phosphohydrolase has protein sequence MGSDSREKTSAASGGNGEDLNTTARHLERLTEIGLALSSERNIDRLFEMIVDEARALTGADAGTLYIVDDAGRHLDFVILQNDTMKTRMGGTSGLVITLPPVPLYTPDGAENHANVSSHVALSRELVNIPDVYEAEGFDFTGPRKYDQATGYRSTSMLVVPMTNHEGDIIGVLQLLNALDPVSGAVTAFSPRNIGLVGALASQAAVALTNTQLIRDLKRLLYSFIQSIAEAIDAKSPYTKGHIDRVVKLTMSIAEAINAQAEGPFKDVNFDEEELEELRLAAWMHDVGKITTPEHVVDKSTKLQTIFDRAELVRLRFALIEKSLQTDLLERLINMASAGDSREAMRTMAEGFEERRRELVEERDFVLACNSPGEFMDDAKIERVRGIAAKTYALNGSMQPYLTEDEVRNLTIRKGSLTDEERKVIENHAVVTSAMLSRLPFPKRLARIPVFAGSHHEKLDGSGYPNHLTADALPLQARILAVADVFEALTASDRPYKQPMKLSQALKILGFMKKDKHIDPEVFDLFIQGGLHREYAEAELNPEQIDEA, from the coding sequence ATGGGTTCCGACTCGCGGGAGAAGACATCGGCTGCGTCCGGTGGGAACGGAGAGGATCTGAACACCACGGCCCGTCACCTGGAGCGGCTCACCGAGATCGGCCTGGCCCTCTCCAGCGAGAGGAACATCGACCGGCTCTTCGAGATGATCGTGGACGAGGCCCGGGCCCTGACCGGGGCCGACGCCGGGACGCTCTACATCGTCGATGACGCGGGACGCCACCTGGACTTCGTCATCCTCCAGAACGACACCATGAAGACCCGCATGGGCGGCACCAGCGGCTTGGTCATCACCCTGCCGCCCGTGCCGCTCTATACACCGGATGGCGCGGAGAACCACGCCAACGTCTCCTCCCATGTGGCCCTCTCCCGCGAACTGGTCAACATTCCGGACGTCTATGAGGCCGAGGGCTTCGACTTCACCGGGCCGCGCAAGTACGATCAGGCCACGGGCTACCGTTCCACCTCCATGCTCGTGGTGCCCATGACCAACCATGAGGGCGACATCATCGGCGTGCTCCAGCTCCTGAATGCTCTGGATCCGGTCTCCGGCGCGGTCACTGCCTTTTCGCCGCGGAACATCGGCCTGGTGGGGGCCCTGGCCTCCCAGGCCGCCGTGGCCCTGACCAACACCCAGCTCATCCGAGACCTCAAGCGTCTGCTCTATTCCTTCATTCAGAGCATCGCCGAGGCCATCGACGCCAAGTCGCCCTATACCAAGGGCCACATCGACCGGGTGGTCAAGCTGACCATGAGCATCGCCGAAGCGATCAACGCCCAGGCCGAGGGCCCGTTCAAGGACGTGAATTTCGACGAAGAGGAGTTGGAGGAGCTGCGGCTGGCGGCCTGGATGCACGACGTGGGCAAGATCACCACGCCCGAGCACGTGGTGGACAAGAGCACCAAGCTCCAGACCATCTTCGACCGCGCGGAGCTGGTGCGCCTGCGCTTCGCCCTGATCGAGAAGTCGCTCCAGACCGACCTGCTGGAGCGGCTCATCAACATGGCCTCGGCGGGAGATTCGCGGGAGGCCATGCGGACCATGGCCGAGGGGTTCGAGGAGCGGCGGCGGGAACTGGTCGAGGAGCGCGACTTCGTGCTGGCCTGCAACAGCCCGGGCGAGTTCATGGACGACGCCAAGATCGAGCGGGTCCGCGGCATCGCGGCCAAGACCTATGCCCTGAACGGAAGCATGCAGCCCTACCTCACCGAGGACGAGGTCCGCAACCTGACCATCCGCAAGGGTTCCCTCACCGATGAGGAACGCAAGGTCATCGAGAACCACGCCGTGGTCACCTCGGCCATGCTCTCCCGGCTGCCCTTTCCCAAGCGCCTGGCCCGCATTCCGGTCTTCGCCGGGAGCCACCACGAGAAGCTCGACGGCAGCGGCTACCCCAACCATCTCACGGCCGACGCCCTGCCGCTGCAGGCCCGCATTCTGGCCGTGGCCGACGTCTTCGAAGCCCTCACCGCCAGCGACCGGCCCTACAAGCAGCCAATGAAGCTCTCGCAGGCCCTGAAGATTTTGGGGTTCATGAAGAAGGACAAGCACATCGACCCGGAGGTCTTCGACCTCTTCATACAGGGCGGCCTGCATCGGGAATACGCCGAGGCGGAACTCAATCCCGAGCAGATCGACGAGGCTTGA
- a CDS encoding phosphatidate cytidylyltransferase yields MDSSHQKRILTGVLLLLVPTLGLYYGGWVLVTVLAVFCGLALWEYLSLFWPQGRLGLKVQGVICGALLLAAFHSGSANLVGLALLAGFWCAGMGFLFGYSRAPENTDFRDAAVFLAGLVYLPVTLQFFLHFSPLESILVILAAAVSDTAAFYAGTHFGKRRIWPSISPKKSWAGSVGSLLGCLALCLGLGLSLGRASWWAFALLGLALNAAAQMGDFFESALKRRLDIKDSGKILPGHGGLLDRVDSLLLLVPVYALARTLVPFFGD; encoded by the coding sequence ATGGATTCCTCGCATCAGAAACGCATCCTCACCGGAGTTCTGCTCCTCCTCGTGCCGACCCTCGGCCTCTATTACGGCGGCTGGGTTCTGGTGACGGTTCTGGCCGTGTTCTGCGGCTTGGCGCTCTGGGAATACCTGAGCCTGTTCTGGCCCCAGGGCCGCCTGGGTCTCAAGGTGCAGGGAGTGATCTGCGGCGCGCTGCTTCTGGCGGCCTTCCACAGCGGCAGCGCGAACCTCGTGGGTCTGGCCCTGCTGGCTGGCTTCTGGTGCGCGGGCATGGGCTTCCTCTTCGGCTACAGCCGGGCCCCGGAAAACACCGACTTCCGCGACGCCGCAGTGTTCCTGGCCGGACTCGTCTATCTGCCCGTGACCTTGCAATTCTTCCTACACTTCTCGCCTCTTGAAAGCATCCTGGTCATCCTGGCCGCCGCCGTATCGGACACGGCGGCCTTCTATGCCGGAACCCATTTCGGCAAGCGCCGGATCTGGCCCTCCATCAGCCCCAAGAAATCCTGGGCCGGAAGCGTGGGCAGCCTGCTCGGCTGTCTGGCCCTCTGCCTGGGCCTGGGGCTGTCTCTGGGCCGGGCGTCCTGGTGGGCCTTCGCCCTGCTGGGGCTGGCCCTGAACGCGGCGGCCCAGATGGGCGACTTTTTCGAGTCGGCCCTCAAACGCCGCCTGGACATCAAGGACTCGGGCAAGATCCTGCCCGGCCACGGCGGCCTGCTCGACCGCGTGGACAGCCTGCTCCTTCTGGTCCCGGTCTACGCCCTGGCCCGGACCCTCGTGCCCTTTTTCGGAGACTGA
- the dxr gene encoding 1-deoxy-D-xylulose-5-phosphate reductoisomerase, whose protein sequence is MNTYISAWPPSVLQDRFPRRVAVLGCTGSIGVNALKVVALHPDLLRISALAAGRNATLLAQQAAVFRPPLLAVLDEAVATTLRAALPSGYSPEILVGPAGYETVAAQSEADVVLSSIVGAAGFPPTLASVRAGKIVALANKESLVLGGHLIRAACRATGAVILPVDSEHNALFQGLLGHGGETPTRLILTASGGPFRGRTREELAGVTAAQALNHPNWCMGPKVSIDSATLMNKGLEIIEACHLYGLPAERVDAVVHPQSIVHSLVEYADGSQIAHLSHPDMRLPIAHCLCFPRHLPLGLKTLDLARVGSLTFEEPDDAAFPCLGLAKAAYAAGESHPIVLNAVNEIAVERFLAGAIGFLDIPRILEKALSEHQHCPVGRPEDVLSLDRAARARAFELL, encoded by the coding sequence GTGAACACCTACATATCCGCCTGGCCGCCTTCGGTGCTCCAAGACCGCTTTCCCCGACGGGTCGCCGTGCTCGGCTGCACCGGCTCCATCGGCGTGAACGCCCTCAAGGTCGTCGCGCTCCACCCCGACCTGCTGCGCATCAGCGCCCTGGCCGCCGGACGCAACGCCACCTTGCTGGCCCAACAGGCCGCCGTCTTCCGCCCTCCGCTCCTGGCCGTGCTGGATGAGGCCGTAGCGACGACCCTGCGCGCCGCCCTGCCCTCCGGCTACTCGCCGGAAATTCTCGTGGGCCCGGCGGGATACGAGACCGTCGCCGCCCAGTCCGAGGCCGACGTGGTGCTCTCGAGCATCGTGGGCGCGGCCGGTTTTCCGCCCACGCTGGCCTCCGTGCGGGCCGGAAAGATCGTGGCCCTGGCCAACAAGGAAAGCCTCGTCCTGGGCGGGCACCTCATCCGCGCGGCCTGCCGCGCCACCGGGGCCGTGATCCTGCCCGTGGACTCGGAGCACAACGCCCTGTTCCAGGGACTCCTGGGCCACGGCGGCGAGACGCCCACCCGGCTCATCCTCACGGCCTCCGGCGGCCCGTTCCGGGGCCGGACACGGGAGGAACTGGCCGGAGTCACCGCCGCCCAGGCTCTGAACCACCCCAACTGGTGCATGGGCCCGAAGGTGAGCATCGACTCCGCGACGCTCATGAACAAAGGCCTGGAGATCATCGAGGCCTGCCACCTTTACGGCCTGCCCGCCGAACGCGTGGACGCCGTGGTCCATCCGCAGAGCATCGTGCATTCCCTGGTGGAATACGCCGACGGTTCCCAGATCGCCCATCTGAGCCACCCGGATATGCGCCTGCCCATCGCCCACTGCCTCTGCTTTCCCCGCCATCTGCCCCTGGGCCTCAAGACCCTTGACCTGGCCCGGGTGGGCAGCCTGACTTTCGAGGAACCCGACGACGCGGCCTTCCCCTGCCTGGGCCTGGCCAAGGCGGCCTACGCCGCGGGCGAAAGCCACCCCATCGTGCTCAACGCCGTGAACGAAATCGCGGTGGAGCGCTTCCTGGCCGGGGCCATCGGCTTCCTGGACATCCCCCGGATTCTGGAGAAGGCCCTGAGCGAACACCAACACTGCCCCGTGGGGCGGCCCGAGGACGTGCTCTCCCTGGACCGCGCCGCGCGGGCCCGAGCCTTCGAACTGCTGTGA
- the rseP gene encoding RIP metalloprotease RseP, with the protein MTSAIAVVLVLSGLIFFHELGHFLMARVLGIGVKAFSLGFGPRLLGWRKGPTDYRLSAVPLGGYVNLAGENPENDEGDLEFPKTALFNLRPAWQRMLVVAAGPVFNFFLAWLIYWALLFSYGQAALKPVVGDVLPDSPAARAGILAGDTITEVDGRKVLSWNEMTMTIQTGGYRAMPLVLLRNGEEIALSVEPATRELDADGRSVKVPMIGIRASGETMILVPPQDLWRSALGAGRETWEKTCLIGRGIAKMVSGEISVKEVGGPILIAQEVGRQARSGLAEVLALTAFISLNLGLLNLLPVPVLDGGHIVFFGYEAVFRRPVSERLRLVATRIGIAFLFLLMGLALFNDLYRILA; encoded by the coding sequence GTGACAAGCGCCATCGCCGTCGTCCTGGTCCTGAGCGGACTCATTTTCTTCCATGAACTCGGCCACTTTTTGATGGCCCGCGTCCTGGGCATCGGAGTCAAGGCCTTTTCCCTGGGCTTCGGCCCACGCCTTCTGGGCTGGCGCAAGGGCCCCACGGACTACCGGCTCTCGGCCGTGCCCCTGGGGGGCTATGTGAACCTGGCCGGGGAAAACCCGGAAAATGACGAAGGCGACCTGGAGTTCCCCAAGACGGCCCTCTTCAACCTGCGGCCCGCCTGGCAGCGCATGCTCGTGGTGGCCGCCGGTCCCGTGTTCAACTTCTTCCTGGCCTGGCTCATCTATTGGGCCCTGCTCTTTTCCTACGGCCAGGCCGCGCTCAAGCCCGTGGTCGGAGACGTGCTGCCCGACAGCCCGGCGGCCCGGGCGGGCATCCTGGCCGGGGACACGATCACCGAGGTGGACGGCCGCAAGGTGCTCAGCTGGAACGAGATGACCATGACCATCCAGACCGGCGGCTACCGGGCCATGCCCCTGGTCCTGCTCAGGAACGGGGAGGAGATCGCCCTGTCCGTGGAGCCCGCCACCCGGGAGCTGGACGCGGACGGCCGCTCGGTCAAGGTGCCCATGATCGGCATCCGGGCCTCGGGCGAGACCATGATCCTCGTGCCGCCCCAGGATCTCTGGCGCAGCGCCCTGGGCGCGGGCCGCGAAACCTGGGAGAAAACCTGCCTCATCGGGCGCGGCATCGCCAAGATGGTCAGCGGCGAAATCTCGGTGAAAGAGGTGGGAGGCCCCATCCTCATCGCCCAGGAAGTGGGCCGTCAGGCCCGCTCGGGCCTGGCCGAGGTGCTGGCCCTCACGGCCTTCATCAGCCTGAACCTGGGCCTGCTCAACCTCCTGCCCGTGCCCGTGCTGGACGGCGGCCACATCGTCTTCTTCGGCTACGAGGCCGTGTTCCGACGGCCGGTGAGCGAACGCCTGCGTTTGGTGGCCACGCGCATCGGCATCGCCTTCCTCTTTCTGCTCATGGGACTGGCGCTGTTCAATGACCTCTACCGAATCCTGGCCTGA
- the tsaB gene encoding tRNA (adenosine(37)-N6)-threonylcarbamoyltransferase complex dimerization subunit type 1 TsaB, giving the protein MTSTESWPDAAPLLLVLDGSGDRLHFLLAQEEGDGLSPLCHQTWAVAGQSARFLAPALQHALALFGRRAAEIRRIACLRGPGGFTGTRLALALAEGLAAATGALRAGLDVLPLLAEAPADLGTGSVLPLTWSRKGQVYAQAFAAPGLSPLTEAAALRLEDVLELCGRLPGPVTLLGNGLHRNLPFFREGLDARRNARLLGPDWNQPGTETLLRAASRAKYADRPVQPLYLRASDAEDNLPEFARARGLDPEAARTLLQPGTSLKTTF; this is encoded by the coding sequence ATGACCTCTACCGAATCCTGGCCTGACGCGGCGCCCCTGCTCCTGGTCCTCGACGGCTCCGGGGACCGCCTGCACTTCCTCCTGGCCCAGGAGGAGGGCGACGGCCTGTCCCCGCTCTGTCACCAGACCTGGGCCGTTGCCGGACAATCGGCGCGCTTCCTGGCCCCGGCCCTGCAGCACGCCCTGGCGCTCTTCGGCCGTCGCGCCGCGGAAATCCGCCGCATCGCCTGCCTGCGGGGGCCAGGCGGCTTCACCGGCACCCGGCTGGCCCTGGCCCTGGCCGAGGGACTGGCCGCGGCCACCGGGGCCCTGCGCGCGGGCCTGGACGTTCTGCCGCTGCTGGCCGAGGCCCCGGCGGACCTAGGCACAGGCAGCGTGCTGCCCCTGACCTGGTCCCGCAAGGGCCAAGTCTACGCCCAGGCCTTCGCGGCTCCCGGCCTCTCGCCCCTGACCGAGGCGGCGGCCCTGCGCCTGGAAGATGTCCTGGAGTTGTGCGGCCGCCTGCCCGGGCCCGTGACCCTGTTGGGCAACGGTCTGCACCGCAACCTGCCGTTTTTCCGGGAAGGCCTCGACGCACGACGGAACGCGCGCCTCCTGGGCCCGGACTGGAACCAACCGGGAACGGAAACGCTGCTCCGGGCCGCATCCCGCGCCAAGTACGCCGACCGCCCCGTGCAGCCGCTCTACCTGCGGGCCTCGGACGCCGAGGACAACCTGCCGGAATTCGCCCGGGCCAGGGGACTGGACCCGGAAGCGGCCCGAACCCTGCTCCAGCCGGGCACCAGCCTCAAAACCACGTTCTGA